Within Chlorogloeopsis sp. ULAP01, the genomic segment ATTAACTAATACTTTACCAGGTGCTAATGGCATAAAAGTGGTATCAATATGCATTGGAGTGCGGCATTCAGTTTCAATTTCGTGAATTTTGTATTTTTCGCCTAAATGCCTTTGCAACCAAGTAATTCCCAAACTATTTGTAACATTACTTTTGAGCGCAAATATATCTTGACCGCAACGTACAAAATCTGCCGCATCAAAAACAGGTTCAAATTCATTGATTACATATCGTATTGGCTCATCTTTTTTAGGTGCTGTAAAGTTATAGTCATAAAGCGAATCAAGTAATTGTGGCTTGGGAGCAGAAGTCCATTTTGCACCTTGTCTAAAGTATTCTTTGAATAGTGAGCGATAGGCATAAATTTCAAAGTATCTTGAACGCCAAGACATTGGTGTTTCAATAATTTCATTTCCTATCACTAAAAATCCATCTCGTGGGCAAGCACTACAAAATCCTTTTGATTTCCAGTTAGGAGATTGATACCGAGCAGAAAAATTCGTTATCTCTGGACGACGGACTATAATACCTTCTGATTTTAGAATATGAATAAATTCATCTAATTCTTTTTGAGCACGCTGAACAA encodes:
- a CDS encoding amidinotransferase, giving the protein MTETTNSSPNQICPVNSYNEWDKLEEVIVGRLEGATIPSYHVSVTHNIPKTTAKLYRFFAGRRYPNFLVQRAQKELDEFIHILKSEGIIVRRPEITNFSARYQSPNWKSKGFCSACPRDGFLVIGNEIIETPMSWRSRYFEIYAYRSLFKEYFRQGAKWTSAPKPQLLDSLYDYNFTAPKKDEPIRYVINEFEPVFDAADFVRCGQDIFALKSNVTNSLGITWLQRHLGEKYKIHEIETECRTPMHIDTTFMPLAPGKVLVNPEYINISKLPKILKSWDILIAPEPDPIPGFVVSMCSKWISLNVLMLDEKRVIVEKSQESMIQALKNWGFEPIKCSFLNFAPFGGSFHCATLDIRRKGELQSYF